A single region of the Streptomyces sp. NBC_01262 genome encodes:
- a CDS encoding MBL fold metallo-hydrolase, giving the protein MTPTRREFGTFVIAGAGAAAIPSALLGGTAVAAEPAADVATAAAAAEVPWGGPLAPDMPLAKAYDDGARALANVDDNPMIRWQYRVWCQTGYRSPGSAGTGQPVDQLVDPATDFVSPKGFLYRDHVRPMPAGGVRFLDNAWYFGTDFTGLVIVRTPDGLVMLDALTTPDDMRTQFLDQAAAAGLDPRDIRYVFLGHSHGDHVGGANLIRDEYAPRSKFVMGQPDAATIAAQRADLKAHKDEYTEEEYRARLARLPRRIDIEIEAYPGHTVGMKRIRVGRRTTAVAILAPGHTIGQMCVIVPVVHQGQTHKLVVWSGNDNIDNAAQYAVSADFVQGLAGQEGADAFINTHAYQGAAYSHLRALKADPSAPNPLLMGRAGVQRHIEIFGTAHRALAQRLIDGTWKAM; this is encoded by the coding sequence ATGACACCGACCAGGCGTGAATTCGGCACGTTCGTCATAGCCGGCGCCGGCGCGGCGGCGATCCCGTCCGCCCTGCTGGGAGGGACGGCGGTGGCGGCCGAGCCCGCCGCGGACGTCGCGACCGCCGCAGCCGCCGCGGAGGTGCCCTGGGGCGGCCCGCTGGCGCCCGACATGCCGCTGGCCAAGGCCTACGACGACGGGGCCAGGGCGCTGGCGAACGTGGACGACAACCCGATGATCCGCTGGCAGTACCGCGTGTGGTGCCAGACCGGCTACCGCAGTCCGGGCAGCGCGGGCACCGGACAGCCCGTCGACCAACTGGTCGACCCGGCCACCGACTTCGTGTCCCCCAAGGGCTTCCTCTACCGGGACCACGTCCGGCCCATGCCGGCCGGGGGAGTCCGGTTCCTGGACAACGCCTGGTACTTCGGCACCGACTTCACCGGGCTCGTGATCGTCCGCACCCCGGACGGGCTGGTCATGCTCGACGCGCTCACCACCCCGGACGACATGCGCACCCAGTTCCTCGACCAGGCCGCCGCGGCGGGCCTGGACCCCCGGGACATCCGCTACGTCTTCCTCGGCCACAGCCACGGCGACCACGTCGGCGGCGCGAACCTGATCAGGGACGAGTACGCGCCGAGATCCAAGTTCGTCATGGGGCAGCCCGACGCCGCGACCATCGCGGCGCAGCGCGCCGACCTGAAGGCGCACAAGGACGAGTACACCGAGGAGGAGTACCGGGCGCGGCTCGCCAGGCTTCCCCGCCGGATCGACATCGAGATCGAGGCGTACCCCGGCCACACCGTCGGCATGAAGCGGATCCGGGTCGGCCGCCGGACCACCGCCGTCGCCATCCTCGCGCCCGGGCACACCATCGGCCAGATGTGCGTCATCGTGCCCGTCGTCCACCAGGGGCAGACCCACAAGCTCGTCGTGTGGAGCGGCAACGACAACATCGACAACGCCGCCCAGTACGCGGTCTCCGCCGACTTCGTCCAGGGTCTCGCCGGCCAGGAGGGCGCGGACGCCTTCATCAACACCCACGCCTACCAGGGCGCCGCCTACAGCCACCTGCGCGCGCTCAAGGCCGACCCGTCCGCCCCCAACCCCCTGTTGATGGGCCGCGCCGGGGTGCAGCGCCACATCGAGATCTTCGGCACCGCCCACCGCGCACTCGCGCAACGCCTCATCGACGGTACGTGGAAGGCGATGTAA
- a CDS encoding TetR/AcrR family transcriptional regulator produces MAKTSAPSRERIVAGAADMISRRGLNATSIRELAKHAKAPLGSTYHYFPEGKGQLATEAVQYAGEAVARILRKELDAGPLAGLRAFLALWRGIVVESGFRAGCPVLAVSVEEPPADEVPPALQAAAEAFGGWERLLADALREHGAGPERAEGLAALVVASVEGATAMCRAKRSARPLDLVAQQLEALIVGALDRPA; encoded by the coding sequence TTGGCCAAAACCAGCGCGCCGTCGCGTGAACGCATCGTGGCCGGTGCGGCAGACATGATCAGCCGGCGCGGCCTGAACGCCACGAGCATCCGCGAGCTGGCCAAGCACGCCAAGGCGCCGCTCGGCTCGACCTACCACTACTTCCCCGAGGGCAAGGGACAACTGGCCACCGAGGCCGTCCAGTACGCGGGGGAGGCGGTCGCCCGCATCCTGCGCAAGGAGCTGGACGCGGGCCCGCTCGCCGGGCTGCGGGCCTTCCTGGCCCTGTGGCGCGGCATCGTCGTGGAGAGCGGCTTCCGTGCCGGCTGTCCTGTGCTGGCGGTCTCCGTCGAGGAGCCCCCGGCCGACGAGGTCCCGCCGGCGCTCCAGGCTGCCGCCGAGGCGTTCGGGGGCTGGGAGCGGTTGCTCGCGGATGCCCTGCGGGAGCACGGCGCCGGCCCCGAACGGGCCGAGGGGCTCGCGGCGCTCGTCGTGGCGTCGGTCGAGGGTGCCACCGCCATGTGCCGTGCCAAGCGCAGTGCGCGCCCGCTGGACCTGGTCGCGCAGCAGCTCGAAGCGCTGATCGTCGGCGCCCTGGACCGCCCGGCCTGA
- a CDS encoding PaaI family thioesterase, translating into MNAAPTECPESTPESVRPTEEELARRRVAITALGHELRALVDTTVRTLAPPEALLHVADGVRRLTGQLTGRRRARAEIPAVDEFPGGVRMYSPVTGAGSPLAPPMRVTPDGGGVVGRCALGIAHEGPPGYGHGGMSAMLLDELMGWACAAAGRPAMTVSLQVRYHRPVPLETPLRVHARVTGTEDRKIFVDGSISTEDDPSVTVVTADGVFVAPDPARTRALFPDARRTP; encoded by the coding sequence ATGAACGCAGCCCCCACCGAATGCCCCGAGAGCACCCCCGAATCCGTACGACCGACCGAAGAGGAGCTGGCACGTCGGCGGGTGGCGATCACCGCGCTCGGCCACGAACTCCGGGCCCTGGTAGACACCACCGTACGCACCCTGGCCCCGCCCGAGGCCCTGCTCCACGTGGCGGACGGCGTCCGCCGGCTCACCGGGCAGCTGACCGGCCGACGGCGCGCACGAGCGGAGATACCGGCCGTGGACGAGTTCCCCGGCGGGGTACGGATGTACAGCCCCGTCACCGGAGCCGGCAGCCCCCTCGCCCCGCCCATGCGAGTGACGCCGGACGGCGGTGGCGTCGTCGGCCGCTGCGCTCTGGGCATCGCCCACGAAGGCCCGCCCGGCTACGGACACGGCGGCATGAGCGCCATGCTGCTCGACGAACTGATGGGCTGGGCCTGCGCCGCGGCCGGAAGGCCCGCCATGACCGTCTCCCTGCAGGTGCGCTACCACCGGCCCGTCCCCCTGGAGACACCCCTGAGGGTCCACGCCCGCGTCACGGGCACCGAGGACCGCAAGATCTTCGTGGACGGCTCGATCAGCACCGAGGACGACCCGTCGGTCACCGTGGTCACAGCGGACGGCGTCTTCGTCGCGCCCGACCCCGCCCGCACCCGCGCCCTGTTCCCGGATGCCCGGAGAACGCCGTAA
- a CDS encoding lactonase family protein: protein MSHPPSRRTVLLASAGSPLALAATAPGAAAATDASAHSAPRGHAPVQYAYVGSRTTKARNARGVGITVWRVGPGRDSWDLLQSVPADDGDPATPTPAGAIPVNPSFLALNPGGTRLYAVHGDATNVSAFSVNASDGTLTLLGTVDVGRRNPVHLTLDPTGRWLVVAFLAVPGCVVSLPVGADGSLGAAAGVLELPGTAGPHRSAQLGPNPHHAVFDPTGRWLVIPDRGLDRVFVAALDPTTGALTLNGPGWAQTRELEGPRHIAFHPDRPLAYVINELRSTVTTYKWNATAGILTPLEAQPSTAPWTTGDSRAAEIAVSPGGGHVFASNRSGAGDSTPGGPGPDTIGVFAVERHGGLKPVGWVSTQGIRPRFFGLEPSGQRLFAANEVTDTIAGFTLGADGRHLRPLGVVAGTGSPTCIVWRAAN from the coding sequence ATGAGCCATCCGCCCTCCCGCAGGACGGTACTGCTGGCATCGGCCGGCTCCCCCCTCGCGCTGGCGGCCACCGCACCCGGTGCCGCGGCGGCAACCGACGCGAGTGCTCACTCCGCTCCCCGCGGACACGCTCCGGTCCAGTACGCCTACGTGGGCTCCCGCACCACGAAGGCGCGCAACGCCCGGGGCGTCGGCATCACCGTGTGGCGGGTCGGCCCCGGCCGGGACTCCTGGGACCTGCTCCAGAGCGTCCCCGCCGACGACGGGGACCCGGCCACCCCGACGCCGGCCGGCGCGATCCCGGTCAACCCGTCCTTCCTCGCCCTCAATCCCGGCGGCACGCGCCTGTACGCCGTCCACGGCGACGCCACGAACGTCAGCGCCTTCTCCGTCAACGCGTCGGACGGCACCCTGACGCTGCTGGGCACCGTCGACGTGGGCCGCCGCAACCCCGTACACCTCACGCTCGATCCCACGGGACGCTGGCTGGTCGTCGCCTTCCTCGCGGTTCCCGGTTGCGTGGTGAGCCTGCCGGTCGGGGCGGACGGTTCCCTGGGCGCTGCGGCCGGTGTCCTGGAACTCCCCGGAACCGCCGGCCCGCACAGGAGCGCGCAGCTGGGCCCCAACCCCCACCACGCCGTGTTCGACCCCACCGGGCGGTGGCTGGTGATCCCCGACCGCGGCCTGGACCGCGTCTTCGTCGCCGCCCTGGACCCGACCACCGGTGCCCTGACCCTCAACGGCCCCGGATGGGCACAGACGCGGGAACTGGAGGGCCCCCGGCACATCGCGTTCCACCCGGACCGGCCGCTGGCGTACGTCATCAACGAGCTCCGCTCCACCGTCACCACCTACAAGTGGAACGCGACGGCGGGCATTCTGACGCCCCTTGAGGCCCAGCCCTCGACGGCGCCCTGGACGACCGGCGACTCCCGCGCCGCCGAGATCGCCGTCTCACCCGGCGGCGGCCACGTCTTCGCCTCCAACCGCAGCGGTGCCGGGGACTCCACTCCCGGCGGCCCCGGCCCCGACACCATCGGCGTCTTCGCCGTCGAACGCCACGGCGGCCTCAAGCCCGTCGGCTGGGTCTCCACCCAGGGCATCCGGCCGCGCTTCTTCGGCCTGGAGCCGTCAGGACAGCGCCTGTTCGCCGCCAACGAGGTGACGGACACGATCGCCGGCTTCACCCTCGGCGCCGACGGCCGACACCTGCGCCCCCTCGGTGTCGTCGCCGGGACCGGCTCTCCCACCTGCATTGTGTGGCGCGCGGCGAACTGA
- a CDS encoding flavin-containing monooxygenase has product MTSSAHPVSLPDHVDIVIVGAGISGIDAAYRVQSQCPDRSYAVLEARESLGGTWDLFRYPGVRADSDIFTLSFPFQPWTGENSMADGGEILDYLRRTVEQFGIDRHVHCGTKVVAADWCGETANWTVTVEQAGGEDGPRRSTVTCSFLYTCTGYYDYERGHDPQFPGIESFAGTVAHPQFWPDGLDYAGKRVVVIGSGATAITVVPAMARDAAKVTMLQRTPTWIGARPRRDRFADRLRRRLPAGCAHRVIRARNAAYATGFYHYCRRFPDRARALLTTAAARRIGDDAVREHFTPPYAPWDQRVCVTADADLFKAIKREEVDVVTDHIDGFVAEGIRLRSGALLPADIVVPATGLRMLALGHIAVSVDGRPVEPARHLLWRGAMLSDVPNFALCFGYVNLSWTMRADLTARLVCRILNHMRRADLAAVTAPAEPGVRERALIELASGYVQRGVDTFPRQGDRAPWRMHQLYPLDAAAVARANLRRELRGVPRASVPLPGAGSPAGDDLRLGG; this is encoded by the coding sequence ATGACCAGTTCCGCACACCCCGTTTCACTGCCCGACCACGTCGACATCGTGATCGTCGGCGCGGGGATCTCCGGTATCGACGCCGCGTACCGGGTGCAGTCACAGTGCCCCGACCGGTCGTATGCCGTGCTGGAGGCCCGCGAGTCCCTGGGCGGGACGTGGGATCTGTTCCGGTACCCCGGAGTCCGTGCCGACTCCGACATCTTCACACTCAGTTTTCCGTTCCAGCCGTGGACCGGCGAGAATTCCATGGCCGACGGGGGCGAGATCCTCGACTACCTGCGTCGCACCGTCGAGCAGTTCGGTATCGACCGCCATGTCCACTGCGGCACGAAAGTGGTGGCGGCGGACTGGTGCGGCGAGACGGCCAACTGGACGGTGACCGTCGAGCAGGCCGGGGGCGAGGACGGGCCGCGGCGGTCCACTGTGACGTGCTCGTTCCTTTACACGTGCACCGGCTACTACGACTACGAGCGCGGACACGACCCGCAGTTCCCGGGCATCGAGTCCTTCGCCGGCACAGTGGCCCATCCGCAGTTCTGGCCCGACGGACTCGACTACGCCGGCAAGCGTGTCGTCGTGATCGGCAGCGGCGCGACCGCGATCACGGTGGTCCCCGCGATGGCGCGCGACGCGGCGAAGGTGACCATGCTGCAGCGCACACCGACGTGGATCGGCGCGCGGCCGCGCCGGGACCGGTTCGCCGACAGGCTCCGGCGACGGCTGCCCGCCGGCTGTGCGCACCGGGTCATCCGGGCGCGGAACGCCGCCTACGCCACCGGGTTCTACCACTACTGCCGACGGTTCCCGGACCGGGCGCGGGCGTTGCTGACCACGGCCGCCGCACGCCGGATCGGCGACGACGCGGTGCGTGAGCACTTCACTCCGCCGTACGCGCCGTGGGACCAACGGGTGTGTGTCACGGCCGACGCGGACCTGTTCAAGGCGATCAAGCGTGAGGAAGTCGACGTGGTCACCGATCACATCGACGGCTTCGTCGCCGAGGGAATCCGGCTGCGGTCCGGGGCGCTGCTGCCGGCCGACATCGTGGTGCCGGCGACCGGGCTGCGCATGCTGGCGCTGGGCCACATCGCCGTGAGCGTCGACGGCAGACCGGTCGAGCCCGCGCGTCACCTGCTGTGGCGGGGCGCCATGCTCAGCGACGTGCCGAACTTCGCGCTCTGCTTCGGCTACGTCAACCTGTCCTGGACGATGCGGGCGGATCTCACCGCGCGGCTGGTGTGCCGGATCCTCAACCACATGCGCCGCGCCGACCTCGCGGCGGTCACCGCACCCGCGGAGCCCGGGGTCCGTGAGCGGGCCCTGATCGAGCTGGCGTCGGGCTACGTCCAGCGGGGCGTCGACACCTTCCCCCGGCAGGGCGACCGCGCTCCGTGGCGGATGCACCAGCTCTATCCGCTGGACGCCGCCGCCGTCGCGCGCGCGAATCTGCGCCGCGAGCTGCGCGGGGTGCCCCGCGCGTCGGTGCCGCTGCCCGGCGCCGGTTCGCCGGCCGGTGACGATCTCCGGCTGGGAGGCTGA
- a CDS encoding AraC family transcriptional regulator — protein sequence MQMEIRAAAIRGIDRLIDDLGGDGARLLADFGVSPGDLDSEHALLPTATAGRILRNAAKKLNCPDLGLRLAAYQDMSMLGPLALAVGNCDTVGDGLDCASRFLFVHNQAIRLSCEPDPERYAGVGAVEYRMLHPDIPYEPQTIDAGLGQLHRILITMSGGYDLLGVYMPHPPLTDESVYAEFFGVPVRFNAGRALLRVPTKLFAQPMSTPVNPELRRMVVEYLESHYTDPRESVAVTVRTAVGRALGTVPARIELVAEWLHMHPRTLQRRLAEEGTSFQAILDDVRRNAAHRLLTGTDMPFSQVASLVELAGQAALTRAARRWFGRTPTQVRRDARIGPMPSGVAQR from the coding sequence ATGCAGATGGAGATCCGGGCCGCTGCGATCCGGGGTATTGATCGTCTGATCGACGATCTCGGGGGCGACGGGGCGCGACTGCTGGCCGATTTCGGCGTTTCGCCCGGTGATCTGGATTCCGAGCACGCGCTCCTGCCGACGGCGACCGCCGGGCGGATCCTGCGCAACGCGGCGAAGAAACTGAACTGCCCGGATCTCGGGCTGCGTCTGGCTGCATACCAGGACATGTCGATGCTCGGCCCGTTGGCTCTGGCGGTCGGAAACTGCGACACGGTCGGCGACGGGCTGGACTGCGCGTCCCGATTCCTGTTCGTGCACAATCAGGCTATTCGTCTTTCGTGTGAGCCTGACCCTGAGCGCTATGCGGGGGTGGGGGCCGTCGAATACCGGATGCTGCATCCGGATATTCCCTATGAGCCGCAGACGATCGACGCGGGCCTGGGGCAGCTGCATCGTATTCTCATCACGATGAGCGGCGGATACGATTTGCTCGGGGTCTATATGCCCCATCCACCGCTGACCGACGAGTCGGTGTACGCCGAGTTCTTCGGCGTGCCGGTCCGGTTCAATGCCGGCCGGGCCCTGCTGCGGGTGCCGACGAAGCTCTTCGCCCAGCCGATGTCGACCCCGGTCAATCCCGAACTGCGGCGCATGGTCGTGGAGTACCTGGAGTCGCACTACACCGATCCTCGCGAGAGCGTCGCGGTTACGGTGCGGACGGCGGTCGGACGCGCGCTGGGCACGGTTCCCGCGCGGATCGAACTGGTCGCGGAGTGGCTGCACATGCATCCGCGTACGTTGCAGCGACGGCTGGCGGAGGAGGGCACCTCCTTCCAGGCGATCCTCGACGACGTACGCAGGAACGCGGCCCACCGACTGCTGACGGGAACCGACATGCCGTTCTCCCAGGTCGCGTCGTTGGTGGAGCTGGCCGGACAGGCGGCGCTGACACGCGCGGCGCGCCGCTGGTTCGGCAGAACGCCGACGCAGGTCCGCCGTGACGCCAGGATCGGACCTATGCCATCCGGTGTCGCGCAGAGGTAA
- a CDS encoding tautomerase enzyme, producing MTVITVNSLKGRLSLEERRVLAGTLTDAVLVPEVGQFAPPARAGFQVHFVEREPDMMAIGGRLVADAGQDLDVMVIDVAVMDGDWRQEVRTQVIERLLAALAEACGLPAPSPAWWVNFRVIDEGSWGSSGGVLSVLSLLGSGVFTEEKIKAIRTALGA from the coding sequence ATGACCGTCATCACCGTGAATTCCCTCAAGGGACGCCTGAGCCTCGAAGAGCGCCGCGTACTGGCCGGGACGCTGACGGACGCGGTGCTCGTGCCCGAGGTCGGACAGTTCGCGCCGCCCGCCCGGGCCGGGTTCCAGGTGCACTTCGTGGAGCGCGAGCCGGACATGATGGCCATCGGAGGCCGTCTGGTGGCGGACGCCGGGCAGGACCTCGACGTCATGGTGATCGACGTGGCGGTCATGGACGGCGACTGGCGCCAGGAGGTCCGCACCCAGGTCATCGAGCGCCTCCTGGCCGCCCTTGCCGAGGCCTGCGGACTGCCGGCGCCGTCACCGGCCTGGTGGGTCAACTTCCGGGTCATCGACGAGGGCAGCTGGGGCTCCAGCGGAGGCGTCCTGTCCGTCCTCTCCCTCCTGGGCAGCGGCGTCTTCACCGAGGAGAAGATCAAGGCGATCCGTACGGCGCTCGGCGCCTGA